In a single window of the Papaver somniferum cultivar HN1 chromosome 8, ASM357369v1, whole genome shotgun sequence genome:
- the LOC113303280 gene encoding uncharacterized protein LOC113303280 isoform X1 yields the protein MQMSSTPVMTPSPLMATQSDSNNNHQTSASLSLGFLSLPPSSSAPPSSHHHHHQQQQQQSHSNSNRSPTLIYSDHQHQNQNHYQHQNQNVPNVILQETIATAHPINEIPMPVVTPVARVRLSDIMAYDGAPGVMYSRSVEALSGSLMRHNAVVIELGSDDASLIRCGLESARLYFRTRAQNGGAGVTGGAGNWVKPSKGVYMYRAGRAFEDGDSSPPCMADVFRCMGKAARAALCAIARHLRLRSDVFNHLLDDTPLSANEVSSSVLVAAYSHISLQNGKSAFGGGKPSMNNEIEKGLLTLIASDSPGIQVCDPNSRWYLADGGSSPGDLLLLTGKALSHATAGLHPAASYRAATDYSSSSSSNGRTSLAFRLMPQSNAILDCSPIAKAGHVTPQSYVPISVSQFMDDLSAEEDVACNHPVNNYEVQRNLTKDPSLRSVLSDPLSGAFLEDAVVVSCGHSFGGLMLRKVLEAGKYYKILFLFFFERIKKLQDHLWIDLLFSLECSLCNAEIDSGSLIPNHALRAAAAAVKHEDDRRLFHNAALRKRRKEVGENVDTMKRLNMENVEMSTESDGQMHHRGVQYPFSVNEKVVIKGNKRTPDKFVGREAVITTQCLNGWYRLQILGSGESVRLQYRSLQKILSSQAAEDRRPSQSMIPNSS from the exons ATGCAAATGTCTTCGACCCCTGTTATGACACCATCTCCATTAATGGCAACTCAATCGGATTCAAACAACAATCATCAGACATCAGCTTCTCTCTCTTTAGGGTTCCTTTCTTTACCACCTTCATCATCAGCTCCACCTTCTTCGCATCatcaccaccatcaacagcaacagcaacaaagtCATAGTAACAGTAATCGTTCTCCCACATTAATTTATTCTGATCATCAACATCAGAACCAGAACCATTATCAGCATCAAAATCAAAATGTTCCGAATGTGATTCTACAAGAGACAATTGCAACGGCACATCCAATTAATGAGATACCAATGCCAGTTGTGACACCTGTAGCTAGGGTTAGACTTTCTGACATTATGGCTTATGATGGAGCACCCGGAGTTATGTATAGTAGATCGGTAGAAGCACTTTCCGGTTCATTAATGAGACATAATGCAGTTGTTATCGAACTTGGAAGTGATGATGCTTCTCTAATTAGATGTGGGTTAGAATCGGCAAGGTTGTATTTTAGAACAAGGGCTCAGAATGGTGGTGCTGGTGTTACAGGTGGTGCTGGGAATTGGGTTAAACCCAGTAAAGGGGTTTATATGTACAGAGCAGGAAG GGCTTTTGAAGATGGTGACTCGTCTCCCCCATGCATGGCTGATGTTTTTAGATGTATGGGAAAGGCTGCTCGTGCCGCTCTATGTGCAATAGCTAGACATCTCCGTTTACGTAGCGA TGTTTTTAATCATTTACTTGACGATACCCCATTGTCTGCGAATGAGGTATCCTCATCCGTGCTGGTTGCAGCCTATTCTCATATTTCCTTACAAAATGGGAAGAGTGCTTTTGGTGGAGGAAAACCATCCATGAATAACGAAATTGAGAAAGGACTGCTGACGCTAATCGCCTCAGATAGTCCTGGGATTCAG GTTTGTGATCCTAATAGTCGTTGGTACCTCGCTGATGGAGGATCCAGCCCTGGGGATCTTTTGCTGCTGACAGGGAAGGCACTCAGCCATGCTACTGCTGGACTTCATCCCGCAGCTTCATATAGGGCAGCAACTGACTACTCTTCAAGCAGCAGTAGTAATGGACG GACATCACTGGCATTTAGGCTCATGCCTCAAAGCAATGCTATATTAGATTGTTCTCCAATCGCCAAAGCTGGTCATGTAACTCCTCAAAGCTATGTACCAATCTCCGTAAGCCAGTTCATGGATGACCTATCTGCCGAAGAAGATGTAGCATGCAACCATCCTGTAAACAATTAT GAAGTACAAAGGAATTTGACCAAGGATCCATCCTTAAGAAGCGTTCTTTCAGATCCATTATC TGGTGCGTTTCTTGAAGATGCTGTGGTTGTTTCATGTGGGCATTCGTTTGGTGGTCTCATGTTGAGGAAGGTCCTTGAAGCG GGTAAATACTACAagattctttttttgtttttctttgaaaGGATCAAGAAGTTACAAGATCACTTGTGGATAGATCTCCTGTTTTCTCTGGA ATGTAGCCTTTGCAATGCCGAGATTGACAGTGGGTCTTTGATTCCTAATCATG CCTTGagagctgcagctgctgctgtgaagcATGAGGATGACCGAAGACTTTTCCACAATGCAGCTCTCCGGAAACGCCGAAAAGAAGTTGGTGAAAACGTGGATACGATGAAGAGGCTAAACATG GAAAATGTTGAAATGAGTACTGAAAGCGATGGCCAGATGCACCACAGAGGGGTCCAATATCCATTTTCTgttaatgaaaaagtggtaataaag GGAAATAAGAGGACTCCGGATAAATTTGTAGGAAGAGAAGCAGTCATCACAACTCAGTGTCTCAATGGCTG GTACCGCTTGCAGATTCTTGGAAGCGGAGAGAGTGTTAGGTTACAATATCGTTCTCTTCAGAAGATCTTGAGTTCTCAGGCAGCTGAGGATAGGCGCCCATCTCAGTCGATGATACCAAACAGTAGCTGA
- the LOC113303280 gene encoding uncharacterized protein LOC113303280 isoform X2: MQMSSTPVMTPSPLMATQSDSNNNHQTSASLSLGFLSLPPSSSAPPSSHHHHHQQQQQQSHSNSNRSPTLIYSDHQHQNQNHYQHQNQNVPNVILQETIATAHPINEIPMPVVTPVARVRLSDIMAYDGAPGVMYSRSVEALSGSLMRHNAVVIELGSDDASLIRCGLESARLYFRTRAQNGGAGVTGGAGNWVKPSKGVYMYRAGRAFEDGDSSPPCMADVFRCMGKAARAALCAIARHLRLRSDVFNHLLDDTPLSANEVSSSVLVAAYSHISLQNGKSAFGGGKPSMNNEIEKGLLTLIASDSPGIQVCDPNSRWYLADGGSSPGDLLLLTGKALSHATAGLHPAASYRAATDYSSSSSSNGRTSLAFRLMPQSNAILDCSPIAKAGHVTPQSYVPISVSQFMDDLSAEEDVACNHPVNNYEVQRNLTKDPSLRSVLSDPLSGAFLEDAVVVSCGHSFGGLMLRKVLEACRCSLCNAEIDSGSLIPNHALRAAAAAVKHEDDRRLFHNAALRKRRKEVGENVDTMKRLNMENVEMSTESDGQMHHRGVQYPFSVNEKVVIKGNKRTPDKFVGREAVITTQCLNGWYRLQILGSGESVRLQYRSLQKILSSQAAEDRRPSQSMIPNSS, encoded by the exons ATGCAAATGTCTTCGACCCCTGTTATGACACCATCTCCATTAATGGCAACTCAATCGGATTCAAACAACAATCATCAGACATCAGCTTCTCTCTCTTTAGGGTTCCTTTCTTTACCACCTTCATCATCAGCTCCACCTTCTTCGCATCatcaccaccatcaacagcaacagcaacaaagtCATAGTAACAGTAATCGTTCTCCCACATTAATTTATTCTGATCATCAACATCAGAACCAGAACCATTATCAGCATCAAAATCAAAATGTTCCGAATGTGATTCTACAAGAGACAATTGCAACGGCACATCCAATTAATGAGATACCAATGCCAGTTGTGACACCTGTAGCTAGGGTTAGACTTTCTGACATTATGGCTTATGATGGAGCACCCGGAGTTATGTATAGTAGATCGGTAGAAGCACTTTCCGGTTCATTAATGAGACATAATGCAGTTGTTATCGAACTTGGAAGTGATGATGCTTCTCTAATTAGATGTGGGTTAGAATCGGCAAGGTTGTATTTTAGAACAAGGGCTCAGAATGGTGGTGCTGGTGTTACAGGTGGTGCTGGGAATTGGGTTAAACCCAGTAAAGGGGTTTATATGTACAGAGCAGGAAG GGCTTTTGAAGATGGTGACTCGTCTCCCCCATGCATGGCTGATGTTTTTAGATGTATGGGAAAGGCTGCTCGTGCCGCTCTATGTGCAATAGCTAGACATCTCCGTTTACGTAGCGA TGTTTTTAATCATTTACTTGACGATACCCCATTGTCTGCGAATGAGGTATCCTCATCCGTGCTGGTTGCAGCCTATTCTCATATTTCCTTACAAAATGGGAAGAGTGCTTTTGGTGGAGGAAAACCATCCATGAATAACGAAATTGAGAAAGGACTGCTGACGCTAATCGCCTCAGATAGTCCTGGGATTCAG GTTTGTGATCCTAATAGTCGTTGGTACCTCGCTGATGGAGGATCCAGCCCTGGGGATCTTTTGCTGCTGACAGGGAAGGCACTCAGCCATGCTACTGCTGGACTTCATCCCGCAGCTTCATATAGGGCAGCAACTGACTACTCTTCAAGCAGCAGTAGTAATGGACG GACATCACTGGCATTTAGGCTCATGCCTCAAAGCAATGCTATATTAGATTGTTCTCCAATCGCCAAAGCTGGTCATGTAACTCCTCAAAGCTATGTACCAATCTCCGTAAGCCAGTTCATGGATGACCTATCTGCCGAAGAAGATGTAGCATGCAACCATCCTGTAAACAATTAT GAAGTACAAAGGAATTTGACCAAGGATCCATCCTTAAGAAGCGTTCTTTCAGATCCATTATC TGGTGCGTTTCTTGAAGATGCTGTGGTTGTTTCATGTGGGCATTCGTTTGGTGGTCTCATGTTGAGGAAGGTCCTTGAAGCG TGCAGATGTAGCCTTTGCAATGCCGAGATTGACAGTGGGTCTTTGATTCCTAATCATG CCTTGagagctgcagctgctgctgtgaagcATGAGGATGACCGAAGACTTTTCCACAATGCAGCTCTCCGGAAACGCCGAAAAGAAGTTGGTGAAAACGTGGATACGATGAAGAGGCTAAACATG GAAAATGTTGAAATGAGTACTGAAAGCGATGGCCAGATGCACCACAGAGGGGTCCAATATCCATTTTCTgttaatgaaaaagtggtaataaag GGAAATAAGAGGACTCCGGATAAATTTGTAGGAAGAGAAGCAGTCATCACAACTCAGTGTCTCAATGGCTG GTACCGCTTGCAGATTCTTGGAAGCGGAGAGAGTGTTAGGTTACAATATCGTTCTCTTCAGAAGATCTTGAGTTCTCAGGCAGCTGAGGATAGGCGCCCATCTCAGTCGATGATACCAAACAGTAGCTGA